In Lysinibacillus sp. FSL M8-0337, the following proteins share a genomic window:
- a CDS encoding CoA transferase yields the protein MQPLNNIRVLDLSRVYAAPAGSMLLADLGAEVIRVEHPDGSDSMRDWGPFLNEQSTYYLCANRNKKSITLDLKTVEDKEKFKELVKDADIILENFKTGDMERMGLSYEELKKINPQLIYCAVTGFGQTGPLAYEPGFDPVIQAMSGLMHVTGATDGEATRVGVPIADILTSHYVVISILSALRMRDVTNNGQFIDLALLDVQMSSLANVASAYLNTGFASERLGNRHNNVAPYQVFNCADGPLMICVGTDGQFQKFCTMLERQEWATDARFITNTMRKQHEAELVQLISDITITKTRDEWIALLQQYKIPGGRVNSIAEALEQPQVMARDMIGEIEHKKYGKIKFVKNPLQFSNLNIQYKLAPPILGEHTNEFQKSSLPK from the coding sequence ATGCAACCTCTTAATAATATTCGGGTGTTAGATTTATCACGTGTCTATGCCGCTCCTGCCGGCTCCATGTTGCTAGCTGATTTAGGTGCTGAAGTCATACGTGTAGAGCATCCCGATGGCTCTGATAGTATGCGTGACTGGGGTCCATTTTTAAATGAGCAAAGTACCTATTATTTATGTGCCAATCGCAATAAAAAATCAATAACATTAGATTTAAAAACAGTTGAGGACAAAGAAAAATTTAAAGAGCTAGTAAAAGATGCAGATATTATTCTAGAAAACTTTAAAACTGGTGATATGGAGCGGATGGGGCTAAGCTATGAGGAATTGAAAAAAATAAATCCACAACTCATTTATTGCGCGGTGACCGGCTTCGGTCAAACAGGTCCCCTCGCCTACGAACCAGGGTTTGATCCGGTCATACAGGCGATGAGTGGATTAATGCATGTAACAGGTGCAACGGATGGTGAGGCGACAAGAGTCGGTGTCCCAATTGCAGATATTTTAACTTCCCATTATGTCGTCATCAGTATTTTATCTGCGTTGCGAATGCGAGATGTAACGAATAACGGGCAGTTTATTGATTTAGCATTATTGGATGTTCAAATGAGTAGCTTAGCAAATGTGGCGAGTGCCTATTTAAATACAGGATTTGCTTCTGAACGTTTAGGCAATCGGCATAATAACGTAGCGCCCTATCAAGTATTTAACTGCGCAGACGGTCCTTTAATGATATGTGTTGGTACTGATGGGCAGTTTCAAAAATTTTGCACAATGCTTGAACGTCAAGAGTGGGCAACCGACGCACGTTTTATAACAAACACGATGCGAAAGCAACATGAAGCAGAACTGGTACAACTCATTTCGGACATTACAATAACTAAAACGCGTGATGAATGGATTGCGTTATTACAACAATATAAAATACCCGGAGGTCGTGTGAATTCCATTGCGGAAGCACTTGAACAACCACAAGTTATGGCACGTGACATGATTGGAGAAATCGAACACAAAAAATATGGCAAAATAAAATTCGTCAAAAACCCGTTGCAGTTTTCAAATTTAAATATTCAATATAAATTAGCTCCACCTATACTTGGAGAACATACAAATGAATTCCAAAAATCGTCTCTACCGAAATAA
- a CDS encoding enoyl-CoA hydratase/isomerase family protein: protein MADLLFDVKDHIATITLNRPEAYNAFSEEMIAEWITALETVRDSDDIRVVIVKGNGKSFCAGGDIKAMQAGEGFFKSEDDISSTGLARKNSLWKKIQRIPLLLEEIDKPVIAQVHGFAMGAGLDMALMCDIRITAKSTKISESYINVAIVPGDGGAYYLPKLIGIDQALDMFWTARVLTAEEAKAKGIVTFVVEDEALEEYTLQYAQELASRPTTTVQFIKRAVYQSQRMDLRTALDYISSQMAIVTELEDFKEGVTAVVEKRKPVYK from the coding sequence ATGGCAGATTTATTATTTGATGTAAAAGACCATATTGCCACAATTACGTTAAATCGACCGGAGGCGTACAATGCGTTTAGCGAGGAAATGATTGCAGAATGGATTACAGCGCTTGAAACTGTACGCGATTCAGATGATATTCGTGTTGTTATCGTGAAAGGGAATGGCAAATCATTCTGCGCAGGTGGCGATATTAAAGCGATGCAAGCTGGAGAAGGCTTTTTCAAAAGTGAGGATGATATCTCTTCGACTGGCTTAGCACGAAAAAATTCGCTATGGAAAAAAATTCAACGTATTCCATTGTTGCTTGAAGAAATTGATAAGCCAGTGATTGCACAAGTGCACGGTTTTGCAATGGGTGCCGGTCTTGATATGGCTTTAATGTGTGATATTCGGATAACGGCAAAATCAACAAAAATCTCAGAGAGCTACATAAACGTAGCAATCGTTCCTGGTGATGGTGGCGCCTACTATTTACCAAAGCTTATCGGCATCGATCAGGCTCTGGACATGTTTTGGACTGCGCGTGTTTTAACAGCTGAAGAAGCGAAAGCGAAAGGCATCGTTACCTTTGTTGTAGAAGATGAGGCACTCGAAGAATATACATTACAGTATGCACAAGAACTAGCAAGTCGCCCAACAACAACCGTACAATTCATTAAACGTGCGGTCTATCAAAGCCAACGAATGGATTTACGCACAGCACTCGATTACATTTCTTCTCAAATGGCGATTGTAACAGAACTAGAAGATTTTAAAGAAGGTGTAACAGCCGTCGTAGAAAAACGTAAACCAGTATACAAATAA
- a CDS encoding acyl-CoA dehydrogenase family protein, with protein MSEMKEMILEVVERMLKENVSKDLVDIVEQGKWASDIWNLFVENGMTAVAICEENGGAGGDLEDLLNIVRLTGKYAAPIPFTETTLANYLLAYTNLQVMDDLATYALAETPSFTLENGKLTGSAQHIPWARHTKQLVTLAHSTKGIHLVAIDLSQADISPDKNLAGEPRDTVTFQNANVCQQSTVLTSEQIQTLTAIATAFQLAMMTGAIEKINDLTVQYTKEREQFGRPLHRFQLVQQHIVNLAGETALALAAFNNVTVALVAQSPLSEVAYARIRFEEMIQTVATISHQVHAAIGTTHEHSLQQYTRRLWSWRDEGASSFYWTDLVATQLLENSGDSLWAYMTSCTNNSLLLKAQS; from the coding sequence ATGAGTGAAATGAAAGAAATGATACTTGAAGTAGTAGAACGAATGCTAAAAGAAAATGTTAGTAAAGATTTAGTTGATATTGTCGAGCAAGGTAAGTGGGCATCCGATATATGGAATTTGTTCGTGGAAAACGGGATGACGGCTGTCGCCATTTGTGAAGAAAATGGCGGTGCGGGTGGCGATTTAGAAGATTTATTAAATATTGTTCGTTTAACAGGAAAGTATGCGGCTCCGATCCCATTTACAGAAACAACATTAGCAAACTACTTATTAGCATATACTAACCTACAAGTAATGGATGATTTGGCAACCTATGCGCTAGCTGAAACGCCGAGCTTTACACTTGAAAACGGCAAACTAACGGGCTCAGCACAACATATTCCTTGGGCGCGCCATACAAAGCAATTAGTAACACTTGCACACAGCACAAAGGGTATCCATTTAGTAGCAATTGACTTAAGCCAAGCAGATATTTCACCGGATAAAAACTTAGCTGGTGAGCCACGTGATACGGTAACATTCCAAAACGCCAATGTTTGCCAACAATCTACTGTCTTAACTTCAGAACAAATTCAGACTTTGACAGCCATTGCAACAGCCTTTCAACTAGCAATGATGACGGGCGCTATTGAAAAAATAAATGACTTAACCGTGCAATATACAAAAGAGCGTGAGCAATTTGGTCGTCCCCTACATCGCTTCCAGCTTGTTCAGCAACATATTGTGAACTTAGCAGGTGAAACAGCGTTAGCTTTAGCAGCATTTAATAATGTGACCGTTGCCCTCGTTGCACAAAGCCCTCTGAGTGAAGTTGCCTATGCACGGATTCGTTTTGAAGAAATGATTCAAACGGTAGCGACCATTTCCCACCAAGTGCATGCTGCAATTGGTACGACACACGAACATAGCTTACAACAGTATACACGTAGGCTTTGGTCATGGCGTGATGAAGGAGCAAGCTCTTTTTATTGGACTGATTTGGTGGCAACTCAATTACTAGAAAATAGCGGTGACAGCTTATGGGCTTATATGACGTCATGCACTAACAATTCACTACTGCTCAAAGCTCAGAGCTAA
- a CDS encoding acyl-CoA dehydrogenase family protein encodes MFQLPTVQFTEAQEQFRLEVRAFLHEELAKGTFVPKCDSWLSGDNPEFSKLIGQKGWIGITWPKKYGGQERSTIDRYILTEEFLAIGAPVAAHWFADRQTGPLLLRYGTEQQRAFFLPQIVKGECYFGIGLSEPNSGSDLASVSTRAEKVEGGWIVNGQKIWTSNAHLCHYMVTLVRTSPYDGKHKHAGLSQLIVDLQADGITVVPIKFLTGEHHYNEVFFDNVFVPDNMVVGEIGNGWIQGLAELAFERSGPERILSTFPLIDELIQELKRQNNIEGLKQASKVVARLWSLRNLSIGVAQLLATGNGDEVSIPAALVKALGTKFEQSIPEITRLLVQTYPTLDAQRKIDRLMAESILHAPGFTIRGGTSEVLYGIVAKGVVAQ; translated from the coding sequence ATGTTTCAATTACCAACAGTGCAATTTACAGAAGCGCAAGAACAATTCCGTTTAGAAGTTCGAGCATTTCTACACGAAGAACTAGCAAAAGGAACCTTCGTGCCGAAATGTGATTCTTGGTTAAGTGGAGATAACCCTGAATTTTCTAAATTGATAGGGCAAAAAGGCTGGATTGGCATCACTTGGCCCAAAAAATATGGCGGTCAAGAGCGCAGTACTATTGATCGTTATATTTTAACCGAAGAATTTTTAGCTATAGGTGCACCGGTTGCAGCACATTGGTTTGCTGATCGACAAACAGGACCACTACTTTTGCGTTATGGCACAGAACAACAGCGTGCTTTTTTCCTACCGCAAATTGTGAAAGGTGAATGCTACTTCGGCATTGGGTTAAGTGAACCAAATAGTGGTTCAGATTTGGCTTCTGTCAGTACACGTGCTGAAAAAGTAGAAGGCGGCTGGATCGTAAACGGTCAAAAAATATGGACGAGTAATGCCCATCTTTGTCACTACATGGTGACTTTAGTTCGAACGAGCCCATATGATGGCAAACATAAACATGCGGGATTAAGCCAACTAATCGTCGATTTACAAGCGGATGGAATTACAGTAGTCCCAATCAAATTTTTAACAGGTGAACATCATTACAATGAAGTATTCTTTGATAATGTCTTTGTTCCTGACAATATGGTTGTCGGTGAAATTGGCAATGGTTGGATTCAAGGTTTAGCAGAGCTAGCATTTGAACGCAGCGGCCCAGAGCGTATTTTAAGCACGTTCCCTTTAATCGATGAACTCATTCAAGAATTAAAACGACAAAATAACATTGAAGGGTTAAAACAAGCATCTAAAGTTGTCGCACGCCTCTGGAGCTTACGCAATTTATCAATTGGTGTAGCCCAGCTTTTAGCAACTGGAAACGGCGATGAAGTCTCTATTCCAGCTGCTCTTGTAAAGGCTCTTGGCACCAAATTTGAACAAAGCATACCAGAAATTACTCGTTTATTAGTGCAAACCTACCCTACACTTGACGCGCAACGTAAAATCGACCGTTTAATGGCAGAGTCTATTTTACATGCACCAGGTTTTACAATTCGAGGAGGCACTTCAGAAGTTCTTTATGGCATAGTAGCGAAAGGAGTTGTTGCACAATGA
- the rpoN gene encoding RNA polymerase factor sigma-54 — MQMTIKTSQKVTQILSAQLVQHLEILQYSATELEQYIYERATENPLLVVNDAKVKTQYEEIMQLANCSVHHFSSSYDRSSSNQFNMIEMKLAEKENYEQFLLEQVPMHQNLSSIDLRILKFLIQSLDDRLFLDVELEIVADKFQTSYSHVEAILDLLQTFEPIGVGARSYQEFLLIQLDNDQFAPKMASTFIRSDLELVATQAIKQLSKKYKMPLQDVIETVHYIKKLKPIMMGDKLESIPYVTPDIEVKVIAGEWVIQLTRHHLPIVSIDESYVALLKNDPNYQTYYRDSMKDALALLQGIEQRDKTLYELTRLLLQQQENFFTKGLEAIKPMRLKDLADLLAVHESTISRAIRGKYIQTPKGIYALQSLFTKGLLNSSGKMDSIMYIKKRLQKLIETEDKRNPLADQQLTNILCEEGIQISRRTVAKYREELNILSSYNRAYG; from the coding sequence ATGCAAATGACGATTAAAACTTCTCAAAAGGTCACACAAATATTATCTGCACAGTTAGTCCAGCATTTAGAAATATTGCAATATTCGGCGACTGAGCTAGAGCAATACATTTATGAAAGAGCAACAGAAAATCCACTATTAGTGGTCAACGACGCAAAAGTAAAAACGCAATATGAGGAGATTATGCAATTAGCAAATTGTTCTGTTCATCATTTTTCATCATCCTATGATAGGTCTAGCAGTAACCAATTTAATATGATTGAGATGAAGCTTGCTGAAAAAGAAAATTATGAACAATTCCTTTTAGAGCAAGTGCCGATGCACCAAAATTTATCTTCTATTGATTTACGAATTTTAAAATTTTTAATCCAATCGTTGGATGATCGCTTATTTTTGGATGTAGAGTTAGAGATTGTAGCAGACAAGTTTCAAACTAGTTATTCGCATGTAGAAGCAATATTAGATTTATTACAAACTTTTGAGCCGATTGGCGTAGGCGCACGAAGTTACCAAGAATTTTTACTTATCCAATTGGATAATGATCAGTTTGCGCCGAAAATGGCTTCGACCTTTATTCGTTCAGATTTAGAGTTAGTTGCAACGCAGGCGATTAAACAGTTGAGTAAAAAATATAAGATGCCTTTACAAGATGTCATCGAAACGGTTCACTATATAAAAAAATTGAAACCGATTATGATGGGGGATAAATTAGAATCGATTCCCTATGTAACGCCAGATATCGAAGTGAAAGTAATTGCTGGGGAATGGGTGATTCAGTTAACTCGTCACCACTTACCTATCGTATCGATTGATGAAAGTTATGTTGCGCTGTTAAAAAATGATCCGAATTATCAAACGTACTACCGAGATTCAATGAAAGATGCATTAGCTCTATTGCAAGGAATTGAACAGCGAGATAAGACGCTTTATGAGTTAACTAGATTATTATTGCAACAGCAGGAAAATTTCTTTACGAAGGGGTTAGAAGCGATAAAACCTATGCGTTTAAAAGATCTTGCTGACTTGTTAGCTGTACATGAATCGACCATTAGTCGTGCTATTCGAGGGAAGTATATTCAAACGCCAAAAGGCATTTATGCATTACAATCTTTGTTTACAAAGGGCTTGCTGAATTCTTCTGGAAAAATGGATTCAATTATGTATATTAAAAAGCGCTTACAAAAGTTGATTGAAACCGAGGATAAACGAAATCCTTTAGCAGACCAGCAATTGACAAATATTTTATGTGAAGAAGGAATTCAAATTTCAAGAAGAACTGTTGCAAAGTATCGAGAGGAATTAAATATTTTAAGTTCATATAATCGAGCGTATGGGTAA
- a CDS encoding amino acid permease — protein sequence MGALQKSLKTRHITMISIGGVIGTGLFVGTGKNILSTGPAAVISYAIACLLIVLIMQMVGEMAAGEIALGEKSGQSGELGSFASYAGKYIGPWAGFTVGWLYWASWVFIVGLEAALIGGMLHNWFPFIPIWVGSVGITLLMTIINIYSVKSFGEFEYWLSFIKVTAIIIFLVVGTAMIFGIWPNYEPKGLGILTAFGGFAPNGVVPIFTAIVFVIFSICGAEVAAIAAAESENPAKNIVRAIRNVVFRLGLFFVGSVAIMVMIIPWNDSTFLAAPYANILTMAGLPIAAQIIQIVIFISLISVLNSALYTSSRMLLEMSRQGDAPKIFSQIRNRRGAPVPAIIGSTLVAYICAMLYFISPEVIFYFLGNCVGGLMIAVYIFIAISQIRFRRYYDQVSGELLAIKMWLFPYLSYVTIGVLTIVYLCQVLIESLRTQFYLSTLVLIVSIVLFVIMRKLSTKPAEQLEDKLASE from the coding sequence ATGGGAGCTTTGCAAAAATCACTGAAAACACGACATATTACAATGATTTCCATTGGTGGGGTAATTGGAACGGGGCTTTTTGTCGGAACTGGAAAAAACATTTTAAGTACCGGTCCAGCAGCAGTCATATCCTATGCAATTGCGTGTTTGCTCATTGTCTTAATTATGCAAATGGTTGGTGAAATGGCGGCTGGGGAAATCGCATTAGGAGAGAAGTCTGGTCAATCGGGGGAGTTAGGCTCATTTGCATCGTATGCAGGAAAGTATATTGGGCCATGGGCAGGTTTTACAGTTGGCTGGCTGTATTGGGCTAGCTGGGTATTCATTGTTGGACTAGAAGCTGCATTAATCGGGGGTATGCTGCATAACTGGTTTCCATTTATACCGATTTGGGTTGGAAGTGTAGGCATTACATTGTTAATGACCATTATTAATATTTATTCGGTGAAATCATTCGGTGAATTTGAATATTGGCTATCATTTATTAAAGTTACGGCAATCATTATCTTTTTAGTAGTGGGAACAGCAATGATTTTCGGTATATGGCCTAATTATGAGCCTAAAGGATTGGGGATTTTAACAGCATTTGGTGGCTTTGCACCAAATGGGGTTGTTCCAATATTTACGGCAATTGTGTTTGTTATATTTTCTATTTGCGGTGCTGAAGTTGCAGCGATTGCTGCGGCAGAGTCTGAAAATCCAGCAAAAAATATTGTTCGTGCTATTCGCAATGTCGTATTCCGTCTCGGATTATTTTTTGTCGGTTCAGTAGCTATTATGGTAATGATTATCCCGTGGAATGATTCAACGTTTTTAGCAGCACCCTATGCCAATATTTTAACGATGGCTGGACTTCCAATTGCAGCTCAAATTATTCAAATCGTTATATTTATCTCATTAATTTCGGTGCTCAATTCAGCACTTTATACAAGTTCACGCATGTTACTTGAAATGTCACGTCAAGGAGATGCGCCAAAAATCTTCTCACAAATACGAAATCGTCGCGGTGCACCAGTACCAGCTATTATTGGAAGTACCTTAGTTGCGTATATTTGTGCCATGCTCTATTTTATTTCCCCAGAAGTCATTTTTTATTTTTTAGGTAACTGTGTTGGAGGATTAATGATTGCTGTTTATATTTTTATTGCGATTTCGCAAATACGATTTCGACGGTATTATGATCAAGTTTCGGGTGAGCTATTAGCGATTAAAATGTGGTTATTTCCCTACTTATCGTATGTTACAATTGGTGTTTTAACAATTGTCTATTTATGCCAAGTGTTAATTGAATCGTTGCGTACGCAGTTTTACTTAAGTACATTAGTATTGATTGTGTCAATTGTATTATTTGTCATCATGCGAAAACTTTCAACGAAACCAGCAGAGCAATTAGAGGATAAATTAGCTTCAGAGTAG
- a CDS encoding sigma 54-interacting transcriptional regulator yields MSVTELHKEEHFFIVKNGEVIVKSDIQQELLEQISEKYCKGQETFEVQEYFVHVVETSQGTLFTARSLKQFNDIDFMNPLSHKLLNSISDGVTICDRHGKILFQNDIDIEIVGFDLRGRYAKDVIAEGLMSDSISMKVIESQEKVTILQTFINGRCFLVTGQPIFDEDGKLQYVVAITRDMTQLKLLEQEVQKLEDQNENFKCKLQALHNQESRKSSLIAVSSAMMQVVKRVMRVAEVDSTVLIGGESGVGKEEITKLIHAYSRRSHKQILTINCSAIPETLLESELFGYESGAFTGASKGGKAGLFEIASGGTVFLDEIGEMPLQLQAKLLRVLQESEVQRIGSGRPIAIDVRIIAATNRNLADMVRQGSFREDLYYRLNIIPIEIPPLRQRRQDIIPLVNHFLALIGDKYGIHRTIESSAMKVLEAYTWPGNVRQLKNMVERLCLLATQPEITVSTVQQELDSNPLVIREVDNTVQQPNVQQQPAVPLLEGTLKEQVAMFEKQLIKQALSEHPSIRQAAKALGCDQSTLVRKIQKFQLTRHISYQE; encoded by the coding sequence ATGTCAGTAACAGAACTTCATAAGGAAGAGCATTTTTTTATTGTGAAAAATGGTGAAGTGATTGTCAAAAGTGATATCCAACAAGAGCTTCTTGAACAAATAAGTGAGAAATACTGTAAAGGACAAGAAACATTTGAGGTGCAAGAATATTTCGTCCATGTAGTAGAAACATCACAAGGTACGCTGTTTACAGCTAGATCATTGAAGCAGTTTAACGATATCGATTTTATGAACCCCCTGTCACATAAGTTGCTGAACTCAATTTCTGATGGTGTGACGATTTGTGATCGCCACGGCAAGATTTTATTTCAAAATGACATTGATATTGAAATTGTTGGTTTCGATTTACGGGGGAGATATGCAAAAGATGTCATTGCGGAAGGATTAATGAGTGATTCCATTTCGATGAAAGTAATTGAATCGCAAGAAAAGGTAACAATATTGCAAACCTTCATTAACGGCAGATGTTTTTTAGTCACAGGTCAGCCGATTTTTGATGAAGATGGAAAATTGCAATATGTTGTTGCCATCACACGGGATATGACACAACTCAAATTGCTTGAACAAGAAGTACAAAAATTAGAAGATCAAAATGAAAATTTTAAATGCAAACTACAAGCCTTACATAATCAAGAATCGAGAAAAAGTAGTTTAATTGCCGTATCTTCTGCCATGATGCAAGTAGTCAAAAGGGTGATGCGTGTTGCTGAAGTAGATTCTACCGTGCTAATTGGTGGTGAATCGGGAGTCGGTAAAGAGGAGATTACAAAACTTATTCATGCCTATAGCAGACGAAGTCATAAGCAAATCTTAACAATCAATTGTAGTGCAATTCCAGAGACATTACTTGAATCTGAACTTTTTGGCTATGAATCAGGGGCATTTACGGGAGCTAGTAAAGGTGGAAAAGCTGGACTCTTTGAAATTGCATCAGGAGGCACGGTGTTTTTAGATGAAATTGGAGAAATGCCTTTGCAACTCCAAGCTAAATTATTGCGGGTACTACAAGAATCGGAGGTACAGCGTATAGGAAGCGGCAGACCGATTGCAATTGATGTACGAATTATCGCAGCAACCAACCGAAACTTAGCGGATATGGTTAGGCAAGGTAGCTTTCGAGAGGATTTATATTATCGCTTAAACATTATCCCTATTGAAATTCCACCATTAAGACAGCGTCGGCAAGATATTATCCCATTAGTTAATCATTTTTTAGCGTTGATAGGTGATAAATATGGAATTCATCGAACAATAGAGTCATCTGCTATGAAAGTGTTAGAAGCGTATACATGGCCGGGAAATGTCAGGCAATTGAAAAATATGGTGGAACGCCTTTGCTTATTGGCTACCCAACCTGAAATCACAGTAAGTACAGTTCAACAAGAGCTTGATAGCAACCCACTAGTTATTCGAGAAGTCGACAATACAGTACAACAGCCGAATGTACAACAACAGCCTGCAGTTCCACTTTTAGAAGGTACATTAAAAGAGCAAGTGGCAATGTTTGAAAAGCAATTGATTAAGCAAGCATTGTCCGAACATCCGAGTATAAGACAAGCAGCCAAAGCGCTCGGCTGCGATCAATCTACGTTAGTAAGGAAAATACAAAAATTCCAATTGACACGGCATATCTCATATCAAGAATAA
- a CDS encoding aspartate aminotransferase family protein: MTIQLKEELKTLDQKHFLHPTTSIEQQQTQGPAAIFTEGKGIYLKDLEGKSYIDGMSSLWNVNVGHGREEIAEVAKEQMATLAFSSCFASFSNEPAIRLATKIASLTPGDLNTVFFTSGGSESNDTAIKLARHYWLLKGQPERQKIISRTQSYHGVAMGATNATGIQAFRNFTNSPAPDFHYVYNQSVRDLREMIEALGPETVAAFISEPIQGAGGVNIPPEDYFKEVRNLCDEYGILFIADEVITGFGRTGKWFGMEHYGVVPDMMSFAKGVSSGYAQLGGVVISEKIHETYCQLSKGTLMHGYTYSGHALACQVGLKNIDILERELLIENAASMGEAMLAGFKALQEKYSFIGSVRTIGLLGAIELVKNRETGELFETAISPIFVQETMKRGLILRTVTYEQDTVVFAPPLILSKAELNEMLRILDETFEFVRKTIIAKE; the protein is encoded by the coding sequence ATGACAATTCAACTAAAAGAAGAGTTGAAAACTTTAGATCAAAAGCATTTTCTACATCCAACGACGTCGATTGAGCAACAGCAAACACAAGGGCCTGCTGCTATTTTTACAGAGGGAAAAGGCATCTATTTAAAAGATTTAGAGGGGAAAAGTTATATTGATGGCATGTCTTCTTTATGGAACGTAAACGTTGGACATGGTCGTGAGGAAATTGCAGAAGTTGCAAAAGAACAAATGGCTACATTAGCATTCAGCTCTTGTTTTGCTTCATTTAGTAACGAACCAGCTATTCGTTTAGCAACAAAAATAGCCTCTTTAACACCGGGAGATTTAAATACAGTATTTTTTACTTCCGGAGGATCAGAATCAAATGATACGGCGATTAAACTAGCTCGCCATTACTGGTTATTAAAGGGTCAGCCAGAGCGTCAAAAAATTATTTCACGTACACAATCCTATCATGGGGTGGCGATGGGTGCGACAAATGCAACGGGTATACAGGCATTTCGTAACTTTACCAACTCTCCTGCACCTGATTTCCATTATGTTTACAATCAATCTGTTCGCGATCTTCGAGAAATGATTGAAGCACTAGGTCCAGAAACAGTAGCAGCGTTTATTTCCGAGCCGATTCAAGGAGCGGGAGGAGTCAATATTCCACCAGAAGATTATTTTAAAGAAGTACGCAATCTTTGCGATGAGTACGGCATTTTATTTATAGCGGATGAAGTAATTACCGGTTTCGGACGTACGGGTAAATGGTTTGGTATGGAGCATTACGGCGTTGTACCAGATATGATGTCATTTGCTAAAGGGGTATCGAGTGGCTACGCACAGCTTGGAGGTGTGGTAATTTCCGAAAAAATTCATGAAACATATTGCCAGCTTTCCAAAGGGACTTTAATGCACGGTTATACGTATAGCGGTCATGCATTGGCTTGCCAAGTAGGCTTAAAAAACATTGACATTCTAGAGCGAGAACTATTAATAGAAAACGCAGCATCTATGGGAGAAGCGATGTTGGCAGGTTTTAAAGCGCTTCAAGAAAAATATAGCTTTATCGGCAGTGTTCGAACAATTGGTTTGCTAGGTGCTATTGAGCTAGTTAAAAATCGTGAAACTGGGGAGCTTTTCGAGACTGCCATTAGCCCGATATTTGTTCAGGAAACAATGAAACGAGGCTTAATTTTACGAACAGTCACGTATGAGCAAGATACAGTTGTTTTTGCACCACCACTTATTTTATCGAAAGCAGAATTAAATGAAATGTTACGTATTCTAGACGAGACTTTTGAATTTGTGCGTAAAACGATTATTGCAAAAGAATAA